A DNA window from Solanum lycopersicum chromosome 3, SLM_r2.1 contains the following coding sequences:
- the LOC101260413 gene encoding histone deacetylase 15 isoform X3, whose amino-acid sequence MTLEDMYNARYNFDEDDDDSDWEPSEKQIEVLKWFCVNCSMINVEDVGNCEVCGEHRESGILRHGFFASPYLPVEDINQDELPVTEDSEDSCKQSSLSSSTAVGFDERMLLHTEVVLKSHPHPERPDRLRTIAASLATAGIFPGKCHPIPAREITREELQMIHSEENIEAVDNTKRMHASYFTPDTYANEYSACAARLAAGLCADLASAIYSGCVKNGFALVRPPGHHAGVKQAMGFCLHNNAAIAASAAQAAGAKKVLIVDWDVHHGNGTQEIFERSKSVLYISLHRHEGGRFYPGTGAADEVGSMGAEGYCVNIPWSRGGVSDNDYIFAFEQVVLPIALDFNPDFTIISAGFDAARGDPLGCCDVTPAGYASMTQMLSALSGGKLLVILEGGYNLRSISSSATAVIKVLLGESPVIDIDKAVPSKAGLRSVLDVLKIQMNFWPTLEANFTKLHSQWGSYAFQDTREQSKKRRRTGLPIWWRLGRKRLLYRVLSKQLRAKSSCNFSC is encoded by the exons ATGACCTTGGAGGATATGTATAATGCTCGGTATAATTTTGACGAGGATGATGATGACAGTGACTGGGAACCATCAGAAAAGCAAATAGAAGTTCTGAAGTGGTTCTGTGTCAATTGTTCAATGATCAATGTCGAGGATGTTGGCAATTGTGAA GTATGCGGAGAACACAGAGAATCTGGGATACTCAGGCATGGATTTTTTGCATCTCCATATCTGCCTGTAGAAGATATCAACCAAGATGAATTGCCTGTAACTGAAGATTCTGAAG ATTCATGCAAGCAAAGTTCTTTATCATCCTCCACTGCTGTAGGGTTTGACGAGAGGATGTTGCTTCACACAGAA GTCGTATTGAAGTCTCATCCACATCCTGAGAGACCAGACCGTCTTCGAACCATTGCAGCTAGCCTTGCAACAGCAG GTATATTCCCAGGGAAGTGCCATCCCATTCCTGCAAGAGAGATTACTAGGGAAGAACTCCAGATG ATACACTCAGAGGAAAATATTGAAGCCGTTGATAACACCAAGCGTATGCATGCCAG TTATTTCACACCTGATACCTATGCAAATGAATATTCAGCATGTGCTGCCAGGCTTGCAGCAGGTTTATGTGCTGACCTTGCTTCAGCAATTTACTCTGGATGCGTCAAAAATGGTTTTGCTCTG GTTCGTCCTCCTGGCCACCATGCTGGTGTGAAACAGGCCATGGGCTTCTGTCTCCACAACAATGCAGCAATTGCTGCATCAGCAGCTCAGGCGGCTGGTGCAAAGAAGGTGTTAATAGTTGATTGG GATGTGCATCATGGGAATGGCACACAAGAAATATTTGAGAGAAGCAAATCG GTTTTGTATATATCATTGCATAGACATGAGGGTGGAAGATTCTACCCTGGTACAGGAGCTGCAGATGAG GTTGGTTCTATGGGTGCAGAAGGATACTGTGTGAATATTCCTTGGAGCCGTGGGGGAGTGAGTGACAATGACTACATTTTTGCATTTGAGCAAGTCGTGCTTCCCATAG CTTTGGATTTCAATCCAGACTTTACTATCATTTCAGCAGGATTTGATGCTGCTAGGGGTGACCCCCTTGGCTGCTGTGAC GTAACTCCTGCTGGTTATGCATCAATGACTCAGATGTTGAGTGCATTGTCAGGTGGAAAATTGCTTGTTATTTTGGAAGGCGG CTACAATCTTCGCTCAATTTCATCATCAGCTACAGCAGTGATTAAG GTCTTGCTTGGTGAAAGTCCAGTGATTGACATAGACAAAGCTGTACCTTCCAAAGCTGGACTGCGAAGTGTTTTGGATGTTCTAAAGATTCAGATGAACTTCTGGCCTACACTGGAGGCAAACTTCACTAAATTGCATTCGCAGTGGGGATCCTATGCTTTTCAGGACACAA GAGAACAGAGTAAAAAAAGACGCAGGACTGGTTTACCAATATGGTGGAGATTGGGACGAAAGAGGCTGTTGTATCGCGTACTGTCCAAGCAGCTGCGTGCAAAGTCCTCTTGTAATTTTTCTTGTTGA
- the LOC101260117 gene encoding transcription factor MYBS1 has protein sequence MSPSDSSSSSVVWSREEEKAFENAIAQHWVEDSEQQWEQFASMVPTKTIDELKEHYQLLLEDVAAIEAGQVPIPNYKGEEASSSSTKEVNLGYPGSVDGRRSNCGYANGFSGTNHDPIGHGGKGNSRSEQERRKGIPWTEEEHRLFLLGLDKFGKGDWRSISRNFVISRTPTQVASHAQKYFIRLNSMNRDRRRSSIHDITSINNGGDVSTHQAPITGQQVNPNPSNPAALGPSVKHRTQPNMHSMGMYGAPMGHPVAAPPSHLASAVGTPVMLPHGHHPPYVLPLAYPIPPPPPPMHQ, from the exons ATGTCACCTTCAgattcatcatcatcttcagtAGTGTGGAgcagagaagaagaaaaagctTTTGAGAATGCCATTGCACAGCACTGGGTTGAAGATTCTGAACAGCAATGGGAGCAGTTTGCTTCTATGGTCCCCACAAAGACCATTGATGAGCTTAAGGAACATTACCAGCTACTTTTGGAAGATGTTGCAGCCATTGAAGCAGGACAAGTTCCAATACCCAATTACAAAGGAGAAGAAGCTTCGTCCTCTTCAACGAAAGAAGTAAATCTAGGATATCCTGGGTCAGTGGATGGGCGGCGGTCCAATTGTGGTTATGCAAATGGATTTTCAGGTACGAACCATGACCCGATTGGGCATGGTGGAAAAGGAAATTCTAGGTCTGAACAAGAGAGACGAAAAGGAATACCGTGGACTGAAGAAGAACATAG GTTGTTTTTGCTAGGTTTAGACAAATTTGGGAAAGGAGATTGGAGAAGTATTTCAAGGAATTTTGTGATATCTCGAACACCAACACAAGTAGCTAGTCATGCCCAGAAATACTTTATTCGTTTGAATTCCATGAATAGAGATAGAAGAAGGTCAAGTATTCACGACATTACAAGTATCAATAATGGAGGAGACGTTTCAACTCATCAAGCTCCAATCACAGGCCAACAGGTGAATCCTAATCCATCGAATCCAGCTGCACTTGGACCCTCAGTCAAGCACAGAACCCAACCCAATATGCATAGTATGGGCATGTACGGTGCTCCGATGGGTCACCCCGTCGCTGCACCGCCAAGCCACCTCGCCTCAGCCGTCGGAACACCGGTTATGCTTCCTCATGGACACCATCCTCCTTATGTACTTCCACTTGCATATCCTATACCACCGCCGCCACCCCCCATGCACCAGTAA
- the LOC101259624 gene encoding uncharacterized protein isoform X1, giving the protein MSRSASFLVRSEADLNVDEKSLQQWVVGFCIIRFDLEQGQLIEECYPAGCLTHNEELEVAFSSFPDSVSQNHNRSSIHDCIFFFRVRRQGNPQVAHLPSSEIVEVNNTQASQMTASDKVLKQRSKIQTGVNSRYLYGFVFNRQRHDERLKRGGEQKSVVILSHNPFSSVFRPLLQIMGPLYFDIGKKALNFIASYVSMWPVPVPGQLMELPIGNATLKVNLPPAHCMPLDCGVLFEELASPIAPFLPSSQSVPQGLFHDADLFGTFRGLLMQLWKLWELLLIGEPILIIAPTPPQCCEAVAGLVSLVAPLLCSIDFRPYFTIHDPDFAHLNSLQEGAAFPPMILGVTNLFFLKSLRRIPHVLSVGNPVMNAARLPFSARASTGRIPAGPEGLSLPSLSLNRFTPSNFLNAMKLRRDGPLCLMTEHKEAFWSSYAPITKPDTSILNRLIDAGMSPRVEESMSVVNNDILRRHFLELTTNFLAPFGPYYRPTTPSEGSSPYVDPPPLPTFNAEDFLTSLSARGPGKFLLKRMKSNWLDLYRRFLKGHNFLPWFQRKRAVAEQEQYRLWRQARMRADIQHFISKMSELEIVDTFNAIERHLLGELQQSTTLEEGSDVTSSKLREDLQAVFHVLPKDMQQLMLMNPERAALVRDDELPSISTR; this is encoded by the exons ATGAGCAGATCTGCATCATTTTTGGTGAGATCAGAAGCTGATTTAAATGTAGATGAAAAATCTCTACAGCAATGGGTTgttggcttctgtattattagGTTTGATCTTGAGCAGGGACAGCTTATTGAAGAATGTTATCCAGCGGGCTGTCTAACTCATAATGAGGAGCTTGAAGTTGCCTTTAGCTCATTTCCGGATTCGGTTTCTCAGAATCATAACCGCTCAAGCATCCATGACTGTATCTTTTTCTTCCGTGTCCGAAGGCAGGGGAATCCTCAAGTGGCACATCTGCCTTCATCCGAGATAGTGGAAGTAAATAATACACAAGCATCCCAAATGACAGCCAGTGATAAGGTGCTTAAACAAAGGAGTAAAATTCAAACAGGGGTGAACTCAAGATATTTGTACGGGTTTGTGTTTAATAGACAGAGACACGATGAAAGGCTAAAACGGGGTGGTGAGCAAAAATCCGTGGTAATTCTTTCTCACAACCCATTCTCTAGTGTTTTTCGACCTTTGCTGCAGATCATGGGCCCATTGTACTTTGACATTGGGAAGAAAGCCCTCAATTTCATTGCTTCTTATGTATCAATGTGGCCTGTTCCTGTACCTGGTCAGTTAATGGAGCTTCCAATTGGAAATGCTACTCTTAAAGTGAACTTGCCACCTGCCCATTGTATGCCTTTGGATTGTGGAGTACTTTTTGAGGAGTTGGCTTCTCCAATAGCCCCATTTCTTCCTTCCAGTCAATCAGTTCCACAAGGTCTTTTCCATGATGCAGATCTTTTTGGGACATTTAGGGGGCTTTTAATGCAGCTTTGGAAGTTATGGGAATTGTTACTTATTGGAGAACCCATTCTTATCATAGCGCCAACACCACCTCAGTGCTGTGAAGCTGTTGCTGGTCTGGTTAGTCTGGTCGCTCCGCTTCTGTGTAGCATTGATTTCAGGCCTTATTTTACTATTCATGATCCCGATTTTGCTCATTTAAACTCCCTTCAAGAAGGTGCTGCTTTTCCTCCAATGATTTTGGGTGTGACAAACCTCTTTTTCTTGAAATCCCTTCGAAGAATTCCACACGTCTTATCAGTTGGAAATCCTGTCATGAATGCAGCTCGACTTCCATTTTCTGCTAGAGCTTCAACCGGTAGAATTCCGGCTGGACCTGAAGGACTTAGTCTTCCCAGTCTTTCCTTGAATAGGTTTACACcatcaaattttttgaatgcTATGAAGTTGAGGAGAGATGGTCCACTCTGCCTGATGACTGAGCACAAAGAAGCCTTTTGGAGCAGTTATGCTCCAATTACAAAACCAGACACTTCAATCTTGAATAGGCTAATTGATGCAGGTATGTCACCCAGGGTAGAGGAATCAATGTCAGTTGTTAATAACGACATACTTCGTCGGCACTTCTTAGAGCTGACAACCAACTTCTTGGCCCCATTCGGCCCGTATTATAGACCAACAACACCTTCTGAAGGATCTTCCCCGTATGTTGATCCTCCTCCGCTACCCACATTTAATGCCGAGGACTTCCTCACTAGCTTGTCAGCAAGGGGTCCTGGGAAGTTTCTGTTGAAGAGGATGAAATCCAACTGGCTGGACCTTTACAG ACGGTTTCTGAAAGGGCACAACTTTTTGCCGTGGTTTCAACGAAAGCGTGCTGTTGCTGAACAAGAACAGTATAGGCTGTGGAGGCAAGCTAGAATGAGGGCTGACATACAACATTTTATATCTAAAATGTCTGAGTTGGAGATAGTTGATACTTTCAATGCAATTGAAAGGCATCTTCTTGGAGAGTTACAG CAGTCCACCACTCTTGAAGAAGGTTCTGATGTCACTAGCAGCAAACTAAGGGAGGATCTTCAGGCAGTGTTTCATGTCCTCCCAAAGGACATGCAACAGCTTATGCTAATGAATCCTGAGAGGGCAGCACTTGTACGAGATGATGAGCTTCCCTCTATATCAACCAGATGA
- the LOC101259624 gene encoding uncharacterized protein isoform X2: protein MSRSASFLVRSEADLNVDEKSLQQWVVGFCIIRFDLEQGQLIEECYPAGCLTHNEELEVAFSSFPDSVSQNHNRSSIHDCIFFFRVRRQGNPQVAHLPSSEIVEVNNTQASQMTASDKVLKQRSKIQTGVNSRYLYGFVFNRQRHDERLKRGGEQKSVVILSHNPFSSVFRPLLQIMGPLYFDIGKKALNFIASYVSMWPVPVPGQLMELPIGNATLKVNLPPAHCMPLDCGVLFEELASPIAPFLPSSQSVPQGLFHDADLFGTFRGLLMQLWKLWELLLIGEPILIIAPTPPQCCEAVAGLVSLVAPLLCSIDFRPYFTIHDPDFAHLNSLQEGAAFPPMILGVTNLFFLKSLRRIPHVLSVGNPVMNAARLPFSARASTGRIPAGPEGLSLPSLSLNRFTPSNFLNAMKLRRDGPLCLMTEHKEAFWSSYAPITKPDTSILNRLIDAGMSPRVEESMSVVNNDILRRHFLELTTNFLAPFGPYYRPTTPSEGSSPYVDPPPLPTFNAEDFLTSLSARGPGKFLLKRMKSNWLDLYRRFLKGHNFLPWFQRKRAVAEQEQYRLWRQARMRADIQHFISKMSELEIVDTFNAIERHLLGELQSTTLEEGSDVTSSKLREDLQAVFHVLPKDMQQLMLMNPERAALVRDDELPSISTR from the exons ATGAGCAGATCTGCATCATTTTTGGTGAGATCAGAAGCTGATTTAAATGTAGATGAAAAATCTCTACAGCAATGGGTTgttggcttctgtattattagGTTTGATCTTGAGCAGGGACAGCTTATTGAAGAATGTTATCCAGCGGGCTGTCTAACTCATAATGAGGAGCTTGAAGTTGCCTTTAGCTCATTTCCGGATTCGGTTTCTCAGAATCATAACCGCTCAAGCATCCATGACTGTATCTTTTTCTTCCGTGTCCGAAGGCAGGGGAATCCTCAAGTGGCACATCTGCCTTCATCCGAGATAGTGGAAGTAAATAATACACAAGCATCCCAAATGACAGCCAGTGATAAGGTGCTTAAACAAAGGAGTAAAATTCAAACAGGGGTGAACTCAAGATATTTGTACGGGTTTGTGTTTAATAGACAGAGACACGATGAAAGGCTAAAACGGGGTGGTGAGCAAAAATCCGTGGTAATTCTTTCTCACAACCCATTCTCTAGTGTTTTTCGACCTTTGCTGCAGATCATGGGCCCATTGTACTTTGACATTGGGAAGAAAGCCCTCAATTTCATTGCTTCTTATGTATCAATGTGGCCTGTTCCTGTACCTGGTCAGTTAATGGAGCTTCCAATTGGAAATGCTACTCTTAAAGTGAACTTGCCACCTGCCCATTGTATGCCTTTGGATTGTGGAGTACTTTTTGAGGAGTTGGCTTCTCCAATAGCCCCATTTCTTCCTTCCAGTCAATCAGTTCCACAAGGTCTTTTCCATGATGCAGATCTTTTTGGGACATTTAGGGGGCTTTTAATGCAGCTTTGGAAGTTATGGGAATTGTTACTTATTGGAGAACCCATTCTTATCATAGCGCCAACACCACCTCAGTGCTGTGAAGCTGTTGCTGGTCTGGTTAGTCTGGTCGCTCCGCTTCTGTGTAGCATTGATTTCAGGCCTTATTTTACTATTCATGATCCCGATTTTGCTCATTTAAACTCCCTTCAAGAAGGTGCTGCTTTTCCTCCAATGATTTTGGGTGTGACAAACCTCTTTTTCTTGAAATCCCTTCGAAGAATTCCACACGTCTTATCAGTTGGAAATCCTGTCATGAATGCAGCTCGACTTCCATTTTCTGCTAGAGCTTCAACCGGTAGAATTCCGGCTGGACCTGAAGGACTTAGTCTTCCCAGTCTTTCCTTGAATAGGTTTACACcatcaaattttttgaatgcTATGAAGTTGAGGAGAGATGGTCCACTCTGCCTGATGACTGAGCACAAAGAAGCCTTTTGGAGCAGTTATGCTCCAATTACAAAACCAGACACTTCAATCTTGAATAGGCTAATTGATGCAGGTATGTCACCCAGGGTAGAGGAATCAATGTCAGTTGTTAATAACGACATACTTCGTCGGCACTTCTTAGAGCTGACAACCAACTTCTTGGCCCCATTCGGCCCGTATTATAGACCAACAACACCTTCTGAAGGATCTTCCCCGTATGTTGATCCTCCTCCGCTACCCACATTTAATGCCGAGGACTTCCTCACTAGCTTGTCAGCAAGGGGTCCTGGGAAGTTTCTGTTGAAGAGGATGAAATCCAACTGGCTGGACCTTTACAG ACGGTTTCTGAAAGGGCACAACTTTTTGCCGTGGTTTCAACGAAAGCGTGCTGTTGCTGAACAAGAACAGTATAGGCTGTGGAGGCAAGCTAGAATGAGGGCTGACATACAACATTTTATATCTAAAATGTCTGAGTTGGAGATAGTTGATACTTTCAATGCAATTGAAAGGCATCTTCTTGGAGAGTTACAG TCCACCACTCTTGAAGAAGGTTCTGATGTCACTAGCAGCAAACTAAGGGAGGATCTTCAGGCAGTGTTTCATGTCCTCCCAAAGGACATGCAACAGCTTATGCTAATGAATCCTGAGAGGGCAGCACTTGTACGAGATGATGAGCTTCCCTCTATATCAACCAGATGA
- the LOC101260413 gene encoding histone deacetylase 15 isoform X1 gives MILVQKCVTNSEGNEISESSKMSNLTGGKTETNLPNQSGVALCQDLNGRLDGVGSAVVCDYTCHNDGQSGEVSQLGTRDSDGISGLNADPAAITKSAKHESDMTLEDMYNARYNFDEDDDDSDWEPSEKQIEVLKWFCVNCSMINVEDVGNCEVCGEHRESGILRHGFFASPYLPVEDINQDELPVTEDSEDSCKQSSLSSSTAVGFDERMLLHTEVVLKSHPHPERPDRLRTIAASLATAGIFPGKCHPIPAREITREELQMIHSEENIEAVDNTKRMHASYFTPDTYANEYSACAARLAAGLCADLASAIYSGCVKNGFALVRPPGHHAGVKQAMGFCLHNNAAIAASAAQAAGAKKVLIVDWDVHHGNGTQEIFERSKSVLYISLHRHEGGRFYPGTGAADEVGSMGAEGYCVNIPWSRGGVSDNDYIFAFEQVVLPIALDFNPDFTIISAGFDAARGDPLGCCDVTPAGYASMTQMLSALSGGKLLVILEGGYNLRSISSSATAVIKVLLGESPVIDIDKAVPSKAGLRSVLDVLKIQMNFWPTLEANFTKLHSQWGSYAFQDTREQSKKRRRTGLPIWWRLGRKRLLYRVLSKQLRAKSSCNFSC, from the exons ATGATCTTAGTGCAAAAATGTGTTACTAATTCTGAAGGCAATGAGATCTCAGAATCATCTAAAATGAGCAATTTAACTGGTGGAAAGACTGAAACCAATCTTCCAAATCAATCGGGAGTTGCTCTATGTCAAGATTTAAATGGAAGATTAGACGGGGTTGGCTCCGCGGTTGTTTGTGATTATACTTGTCATAATGATGGACAATCTGGGGAGGTGTCACAACTTGGTACTAGAGACTCAGATGGGATCTCTGGTTTGAATGCTGATCCAGCTGCTATAACT AAAAGTGCTAAGCACGAAAGTGATATGACCTTGGAGGATATGTATAATGCTCGGTATAATTTTGACGAGGATGATGATGACAGTGACTGGGAACCATCAGAAAAGCAAATAGAAGTTCTGAAGTGGTTCTGTGTCAATTGTTCAATGATCAATGTCGAGGATGTTGGCAATTGTGAA GTATGCGGAGAACACAGAGAATCTGGGATACTCAGGCATGGATTTTTTGCATCTCCATATCTGCCTGTAGAAGATATCAACCAAGATGAATTGCCTGTAACTGAAGATTCTGAAG ATTCATGCAAGCAAAGTTCTTTATCATCCTCCACTGCTGTAGGGTTTGACGAGAGGATGTTGCTTCACACAGAA GTCGTATTGAAGTCTCATCCACATCCTGAGAGACCAGACCGTCTTCGAACCATTGCAGCTAGCCTTGCAACAGCAG GTATATTCCCAGGGAAGTGCCATCCCATTCCTGCAAGAGAGATTACTAGGGAAGAACTCCAGATG ATACACTCAGAGGAAAATATTGAAGCCGTTGATAACACCAAGCGTATGCATGCCAG TTATTTCACACCTGATACCTATGCAAATGAATATTCAGCATGTGCTGCCAGGCTTGCAGCAGGTTTATGTGCTGACCTTGCTTCAGCAATTTACTCTGGATGCGTCAAAAATGGTTTTGCTCTG GTTCGTCCTCCTGGCCACCATGCTGGTGTGAAACAGGCCATGGGCTTCTGTCTCCACAACAATGCAGCAATTGCTGCATCAGCAGCTCAGGCGGCTGGTGCAAAGAAGGTGTTAATAGTTGATTGG GATGTGCATCATGGGAATGGCACACAAGAAATATTTGAGAGAAGCAAATCG GTTTTGTATATATCATTGCATAGACATGAGGGTGGAAGATTCTACCCTGGTACAGGAGCTGCAGATGAG GTTGGTTCTATGGGTGCAGAAGGATACTGTGTGAATATTCCTTGGAGCCGTGGGGGAGTGAGTGACAATGACTACATTTTTGCATTTGAGCAAGTCGTGCTTCCCATAG CTTTGGATTTCAATCCAGACTTTACTATCATTTCAGCAGGATTTGATGCTGCTAGGGGTGACCCCCTTGGCTGCTGTGAC GTAACTCCTGCTGGTTATGCATCAATGACTCAGATGTTGAGTGCATTGTCAGGTGGAAAATTGCTTGTTATTTTGGAAGGCGG CTACAATCTTCGCTCAATTTCATCATCAGCTACAGCAGTGATTAAG GTCTTGCTTGGTGAAAGTCCAGTGATTGACATAGACAAAGCTGTACCTTCCAAAGCTGGACTGCGAAGTGTTTTGGATGTTCTAAAGATTCAGATGAACTTCTGGCCTACACTGGAGGCAAACTTCACTAAATTGCATTCGCAGTGGGGATCCTATGCTTTTCAGGACACAA GAGAACAGAGTAAAAAAAGACGCAGGACTGGTTTACCAATATGGTGGAGATTGGGACGAAAGAGGCTGTTGTATCGCGTACTGTCCAAGCAGCTGCGTGCAAAGTCCTCTTGTAATTTTTCTTGTTGA
- the LOC101260413 gene encoding histone deacetylase 15 isoform X2, whose translation MSNLTGGKTETNLPNQSGVALCQDLNGRLDGVGSAVVCDYTCHNDGQSGEVSQLGTRDSDGISGLNADPAAITKSAKHESDMTLEDMYNARYNFDEDDDDSDWEPSEKQIEVLKWFCVNCSMINVEDVGNCEVCGEHRESGILRHGFFASPYLPVEDINQDELPVTEDSEDSCKQSSLSSSTAVGFDERMLLHTEVVLKSHPHPERPDRLRTIAASLATAGIFPGKCHPIPAREITREELQMIHSEENIEAVDNTKRMHASYFTPDTYANEYSACAARLAAGLCADLASAIYSGCVKNGFALVRPPGHHAGVKQAMGFCLHNNAAIAASAAQAAGAKKVLIVDWDVHHGNGTQEIFERSKSVLYISLHRHEGGRFYPGTGAADEVGSMGAEGYCVNIPWSRGGVSDNDYIFAFEQVVLPIALDFNPDFTIISAGFDAARGDPLGCCDVTPAGYASMTQMLSALSGGKLLVILEGGYNLRSISSSATAVIKVLLGESPVIDIDKAVPSKAGLRSVLDVLKIQMNFWPTLEANFTKLHSQWGSYAFQDTREQSKKRRRTGLPIWWRLGRKRLLYRVLSKQLRAKSSCNFSC comes from the exons ATGAGCAATTTAACTGGTGGAAAGACTGAAACCAATCTTCCAAATCAATCGGGAGTTGCTCTATGTCAAGATTTAAATGGAAGATTAGACGGGGTTGGCTCCGCGGTTGTTTGTGATTATACTTGTCATAATGATGGACAATCTGGGGAGGTGTCACAACTTGGTACTAGAGACTCAGATGGGATCTCTGGTTTGAATGCTGATCCAGCTGCTATAACT AAAAGTGCTAAGCACGAAAGTGATATGACCTTGGAGGATATGTATAATGCTCGGTATAATTTTGACGAGGATGATGATGACAGTGACTGGGAACCATCAGAAAAGCAAATAGAAGTTCTGAAGTGGTTCTGTGTCAATTGTTCAATGATCAATGTCGAGGATGTTGGCAATTGTGAA GTATGCGGAGAACACAGAGAATCTGGGATACTCAGGCATGGATTTTTTGCATCTCCATATCTGCCTGTAGAAGATATCAACCAAGATGAATTGCCTGTAACTGAAGATTCTGAAG ATTCATGCAAGCAAAGTTCTTTATCATCCTCCACTGCTGTAGGGTTTGACGAGAGGATGTTGCTTCACACAGAA GTCGTATTGAAGTCTCATCCACATCCTGAGAGACCAGACCGTCTTCGAACCATTGCAGCTAGCCTTGCAACAGCAG GTATATTCCCAGGGAAGTGCCATCCCATTCCTGCAAGAGAGATTACTAGGGAAGAACTCCAGATG ATACACTCAGAGGAAAATATTGAAGCCGTTGATAACACCAAGCGTATGCATGCCAG TTATTTCACACCTGATACCTATGCAAATGAATATTCAGCATGTGCTGCCAGGCTTGCAGCAGGTTTATGTGCTGACCTTGCTTCAGCAATTTACTCTGGATGCGTCAAAAATGGTTTTGCTCTG GTTCGTCCTCCTGGCCACCATGCTGGTGTGAAACAGGCCATGGGCTTCTGTCTCCACAACAATGCAGCAATTGCTGCATCAGCAGCTCAGGCGGCTGGTGCAAAGAAGGTGTTAATAGTTGATTGG GATGTGCATCATGGGAATGGCACACAAGAAATATTTGAGAGAAGCAAATCG GTTTTGTATATATCATTGCATAGACATGAGGGTGGAAGATTCTACCCTGGTACAGGAGCTGCAGATGAG GTTGGTTCTATGGGTGCAGAAGGATACTGTGTGAATATTCCTTGGAGCCGTGGGGGAGTGAGTGACAATGACTACATTTTTGCATTTGAGCAAGTCGTGCTTCCCATAG CTTTGGATTTCAATCCAGACTTTACTATCATTTCAGCAGGATTTGATGCTGCTAGGGGTGACCCCCTTGGCTGCTGTGAC GTAACTCCTGCTGGTTATGCATCAATGACTCAGATGTTGAGTGCATTGTCAGGTGGAAAATTGCTTGTTATTTTGGAAGGCGG CTACAATCTTCGCTCAATTTCATCATCAGCTACAGCAGTGATTAAG GTCTTGCTTGGTGAAAGTCCAGTGATTGACATAGACAAAGCTGTACCTTCCAAAGCTGGACTGCGAAGTGTTTTGGATGTTCTAAAGATTCAGATGAACTTCTGGCCTACACTGGAGGCAAACTTCACTAAATTGCATTCGCAGTGGGGATCCTATGCTTTTCAGGACACAA GAGAACAGAGTAAAAAAAGACGCAGGACTGGTTTACCAATATGGTGGAGATTGGGACGAAAGAGGCTGTTGTATCGCGTACTGTCCAAGCAGCTGCGTGCAAAGTCCTCTTGTAATTTTTCTTGTTGA